Proteins encoded together in one Mannheimia haemolytica window:
- the mexA gene encoding Multidrug resistance protein mexA precursor, with the protein MTTETQKPGKGRKFLIVLTLLIVLIVFAAVVGLQKIGAMKKAEAAANMPEAVSEVTAMQVTTQEWTPTISAVGYIRPNQGAMLSAETSGVVSRVLVTSGQRVKKGDLLVEFDSSVEIANLRASEAQLSTAKANFERYRNLVASNSASKAEFDNAQSTYNQLLANIEALRATIKRRQIYAPFSGVAGIVNVNVGQYITMGTEIVRVEDQSSMKVRFTLPQTNLEQISIGQKVTAVIDALPAQTFPAKIVAIDPAVDRLTGLINVEAVIEEGQEKLLSGMFARLNVALPTQVGQVVVPQISVAYTMYGETVYVLQPLSDEDKEMVNKMAAQNPSLDVNKMYRAKQAEVKTADRKGNYAQLIKGVKAGDLIVTGGLQRLSNNALVKVSDVEAVGITTPAKNSKL; encoded by the coding sequence ATGACAACGGAAACACAGAAGCCGGGTAAAGGCAGAAAGTTTTTAATTGTACTCACATTGTTAATCGTATTGATTGTGTTTGCCGCAGTCGTAGGGTTACAAAAAATCGGGGCGATGAAAAAAGCAGAAGCTGCGGCTAATATGCCAGAAGCGGTGAGTGAAGTTACCGCTATGCAAGTGACGACCCAAGAATGGACACCAACCATTTCTGCGGTGGGTTATATTCGCCCAAATCAAGGTGCGATGTTAAGTGCTGAAACTTCAGGCGTGGTTAGCCGTGTTTTGGTCACTTCAGGGCAACGTGTGAAAAAAGGTGATCTGTTGGTAGAATTTGACAGCAGTGTTGAAATTGCAAACTTAAGAGCATCAGAAGCTCAGTTATCTACTGCGAAAGCAAATTTTGAACGTTACCGTAACTTGGTTGCATCAAATAGTGCGTCTAAGGCTGAGTTTGATAATGCACAATCTACCTACAACCAATTATTGGCAAATATTGAAGCATTACGAGCAACTATTAAACGCCGTCAAATTTATGCTCCATTTAGTGGTGTAGCTGGTATTGTGAATGTGAATGTTGGGCAATACATTACAATGGGTACGGAAATTGTGCGTGTGGAAGATCAATCTTCAATGAAAGTACGTTTTACCTTGCCGCAAACTAATTTAGAGCAAATCTCGATTGGGCAAAAAGTTACAGCGGTGATTGATGCGTTACCTGCACAAACTTTCCCGGCTAAAATTGTAGCGATTGATCCGGCAGTTGATCGTCTAACCGGTTTAATTAATGTTGAAGCGGTGATTGAGGAAGGACAAGAAAAATTACTTTCCGGTATGTTTGCCCGTTTAAATGTGGCATTACCGACCCAAGTAGGGCAAGTAGTAGTACCACAAATTTCGGTCGCTTACACTATGTATGGTGAAACGGTGTATGTGTTACAGCCATTATCTGATGAAGATAAAGAAATGGTGAATAAAATGGCTGCTCAAAACCCAAGTTTAGATGTGAATAAAATGTACCGTGCAAAACAAGCAGAAGTTAAAACTGCTGACCGTAAAGGAAATTATGCACAGTTAATCAAAGGCGTGAAAGCAGGTGATTTAATCGTTACAGGTGGCTTGCAACGTTTAAGCAATAATGCGTTAGTTAAAGTTTCTGATGTCGAAGCGGTAGGCATTACTACACCAGCAAAAAATAGCAAACTGTAG
- the bepE gene encoding Efflux pump membrane transporter BepE, with amino-acid sequence MKFTDIFIKRPVLAVCISLLITILGLQAIEKLQVREYPEMTVSIVTVKVNYSGADASLMQALVTSQLEEAVAQADNIDYMTSSSSPSTTTVTAKMKLNTDPNAALSDISAKVNAVRSNLPSGIDDPSISVSTGSNDALMYIRFVSDELSTSQVTDYINRVVKPQFFTVNGVSSVDVYGSVFGLRIWLDPDKMASNNLSGATVLGALSANNLQTAAGNSNGYYTVYRNKVLSTTPSVSELEEVTVSTTKDGRTIKLKDIATVELDKYQDVARASVSGKDAVVLAVSVAATANSLTVAKDIYPMFDQVVKNLPSTIQGDIVYDKTVAIDSSIHEVIHTILEATVIVLVVIILFLGSLRAMIVPVITIPISLIGVLFFLQMFGFSINLLTLLALVLAIGLVVDDAIVVLENVERHVKEGKTPFDAAIIGTREIALPVISMTITLGAVYSPMALMTGVTGTLFKEFALTLAGAVFISGIAALTLSPMMSSKVLKEHKEGEESAFARFIHKSLDKMTSCYTGMLNGVMAVRGFMLFFAILIFASLPMLFGSLSSEVAPTEDRGFVVGISNGPSNTNLDYTEAALAQFNDEVSKLPEVSSLMTVSGFNGTNSALSIIALKDWNDRTRERAAISNDVAAIGKKVVGMDVNAISFPEISTGENGLPFSLVITTADSYEKLAVVASEFLKKAQTSGQFFFANLDLKFDTATMNMKFDREKMGAYGITMQQVSGTLGAFLSGAIITRVDIDSRAYPIVSQAVRNDRLNPEDLMNYYVTTASGESIPLGSFVTMELKTSPSSLPRMSQLNSATIGGVVSGSIGDAVNWAKAELDRSLPSGYQYDFRGESRQFIQEGNAMAMTFALAVVIIYLVLAIQFESWRDPLVILVSVPLAVSGALLVMNIPTAMKGLFMGIAAGTGSKEMMAFANSIWTAGYTLNIYSQVGLITLVGLITKHGILMCEVAKEEQLLHGKSRYEAIFHAATIRLRPIMMTTAAMIAGLIPLLFAVGAGAIARFSMGMVIVAGLAIGTLFTLFVLPVIYTFLGQEHKPLREFDEEKHFPVKTVA; translated from the coding sequence GTGAAATTTACTGACATCTTTATTAAACGTCCTGTTTTAGCCGTTTGTATCAGCCTATTGATTACTATTTTAGGCTTACAAGCGATTGAAAAATTGCAGGTGCGTGAATATCCGGAGATGACGGTTTCGATTGTGACTGTAAAGGTTAACTATTCAGGGGCTGATGCAAGTTTAATGCAAGCACTGGTTACCTCACAGTTGGAAGAAGCCGTTGCCCAAGCGGATAATATCGACTATATGACTTCATCAAGTTCACCGAGTACAACTACGGTAACAGCGAAAATGAAGTTAAATACTGACCCGAATGCAGCACTTTCTGATATTTCGGCAAAAGTCAATGCCGTACGCTCAAACTTACCGAGTGGTATTGATGACCCATCAATTAGTGTCTCAACCGGTTCAAACGATGCGTTAATGTATATCCGCTTTGTCTCTGATGAGTTAAGTACCTCACAGGTTACGGATTACATTAACCGCGTGGTAAAACCACAATTCTTTACGGTAAACGGGGTATCGAGTGTTGATGTGTATGGCTCTGTTTTCGGCTTACGCATTTGGCTTGACCCGGACAAAATGGCAAGCAATAACCTATCAGGTGCGACAGTATTAGGGGCACTAAGTGCCAATAACTTACAAACTGCCGCCGGTAACTCAAACGGCTATTACACGGTTTATCGAAACAAGGTACTTTCTACCACCCCTTCAGTATCAGAACTTGAAGAGGTTACAGTTTCTACCACTAAAGACGGTCGAACTATTAAATTAAAAGATATTGCTACCGTTGAGCTTGATAAATATCAAGATGTAGCCAGAGCAAGTGTAAGTGGTAAAGATGCGGTGGTATTAGCGGTGTCGGTAGCGGCTACGGCAAACTCGTTAACCGTTGCGAAAGATATTTACCCGATGTTCGATCAAGTGGTAAAAAATCTTCCAAGCACCATTCAAGGTGATATTGTGTATGATAAAACAGTCGCGATTGACAGCTCAATCCACGAGGTAATTCATACCATTTTAGAAGCGACGGTTATCGTATTAGTGGTGATTATCTTGTTCTTAGGTTCATTGAGAGCGATGATCGTGCCGGTAATTACCATTCCAATTTCATTAATTGGGGTGTTATTCTTCCTGCAAATGTTTGGTTTCTCCATCAATCTTCTTACCTTGTTGGCATTAGTATTGGCGATTGGTTTGGTGGTAGATGATGCGATTGTGGTACTTGAAAACGTAGAGCGTCACGTTAAAGAAGGAAAAACGCCGTTTGATGCTGCTATTATTGGTACGCGTGAAATTGCGTTACCGGTTATTTCAATGACAATTACCTTAGGGGCGGTATATTCGCCAATGGCGTTAATGACCGGTGTAACCGGCACGCTTTTCAAAGAGTTTGCCTTAACACTTGCGGGTGCGGTATTTATTTCAGGTATTGCAGCATTAACTCTTTCCCCGATGATGTCAAGCAAGGTGCTAAAAGAACATAAAGAAGGGGAAGAGTCAGCATTTGCTCGTTTTATCCATAAATCATTAGACAAAATGACCAGTTGTTACACCGGAATGCTTAACGGCGTGATGGCTGTTCGTGGCTTTATGCTATTTTTTGCGATTCTGATTTTTGCCAGCTTACCAATGTTATTTGGTTCACTTTCCAGTGAAGTTGCACCAACAGAAGACCGCGGCTTTGTGGTAGGGATCTCAAATGGTCCTTCAAATACCAACCTAGACTATACCGAAGCTGCATTGGCTCAGTTTAATGATGAAGTGAGCAAATTACCTGAAGTTTCATCTTTAATGACTGTTTCAGGCTTTAACGGCACAAACAGTGCATTATCGATTATTGCCTTAAAAGATTGGAATGACCGTACGCGTGAACGTGCTGCTATTTCTAATGATGTTGCGGCTATCGGTAAAAAAGTAGTGGGTATGGACGTGAATGCGATTTCATTCCCTGAAATTTCAACCGGTGAAAACGGTTTACCGTTCTCATTGGTGATCACGACTGCCGATAGCTATGAGAAATTAGCGGTTGTTGCCTCTGAATTCTTGAAAAAAGCACAAACCTCCGGTCAGTTCTTTTTTGCCAACTTAGACCTAAAATTTGACACGGCAACAATGAATATGAAATTCGACCGTGAAAAAATGGGGGCTTATGGCATCACTATGCAGCAAGTGAGTGGGACATTAGGGGCATTCTTATCCGGTGCAATTATTACCCGTGTAGATATTGACTCTCGTGCTTACCCGATTGTTTCACAAGCGGTGCGTAATGATCGTTTAAATCCTGAAGATTTAATGAATTACTATGTCACAACAGCATCAGGCGAATCTATTCCACTAGGCTCATTTGTGACAATGGAATTAAAAACCTCGCCGTCTTCATTACCTCGTATGAGCCAATTAAACTCTGCCACCATTGGTGGTGTAGTATCAGGCTCAATCGGTGATGCGGTAAATTGGGCAAAAGCGGAATTGGATCGTAGTTTACCATCAGGTTATCAATATGATTTCCGTGGTGAATCACGTCAATTTATCCAAGAAGGGAATGCAATGGCAATGACCTTTGCCCTTGCGGTAGTGATTATTTACCTTGTATTGGCGATTCAGTTTGAATCTTGGCGCGATCCGCTGGTGATTCTGGTATCTGTACCGCTTGCAGTAAGTGGTGCATTGTTGGTGATGAATATCCCAACGGCGATGAAAGGCTTGTTTATGGGGATTGCCGCAGGAACAGGCTCGAAAGAGATGATGGCATTTGCCAACAGTATTTGGACGGCAGGTTACACCTTAAATATTTACTCGCAAGTAGGTTTGATTACCCTTGTAGGTTTAATCACCAAACACGGTATTTTAATGTGTGAAGTGGCGAAAGAAGAGCAGTTACTGCACGGTAAATCACGCTATGAAGCGATTTTCCACGCAGCAACCATTCGTTTACGCCCGATTATGATGACAACTGCAGCGATGATCGCAGGCTTGATTCCACTCTTATTCGCAGTCGGTGCCGGTGCGATAGCTCGTTTCAGTATGGGAATGGTTATCGTAGCAGGCTTGGCAATCGGGACATTATTCACCCTGTTTGTGTTACCGGTTATCTACACCTTCTTAGGACAAGAACACAAGCCATTGCGTGAATTTGATGAGGAAAAACATTTCCCGGTCAAAACAGTAGCATAA
- the guaB gene encoding Inosine-5'-monophosphate dehydrogenase: MLRIKQEALTFDDVLLVPAHSTVLPNTADLSTQLTKTIRLNIPMLSAAMDTVTETKLAISLAQEGGIGFIHKNMSIERQADRVRKVKKFESGIVSEPVTVSPDMTLAELADVVKKNGFAGYPVIDEQQNLVGIITGRDTRFVSDLSKTVREFMTPKERLVTVKEGATREEIFHLMHEHRVEKVLVVNDEFRLKGMITLKDYQKAESKPNACKDEFGRLRVGAAVGAGPGNEERIDALVKAGVDVLLIDSSHGHSEGVLQRVRETRAKYPDLPIVAGNIATAEGAIALADAGASAVKVGIGPGSICTTRIVTGVGVPQITAIAEAAEALKDRGIPVIADGGIRYSGDISKAIAAGASCVMVGSMFAGTEEAPGEIELYQGRAFKSYRGMGSLGAMSKGSSDRYFQSDNAADKLVPEGIEGRIAYKGYLKEIIHQQMGGLRSCMGLTGCATIEELRTKAEFVRISGAGIKESHVHDVTITKEAPNYRMG; encoded by the coding sequence ATGCTACGAATCAAACAAGAAGCCCTCACTTTTGATGATGTTCTTCTCGTCCCGGCACATTCTACCGTACTTCCCAATACCGCCGACCTTTCCACTCAATTAACCAAAACTATTCGTTTAAACATTCCGATGCTTTCTGCCGCAATGGATACCGTTACCGAAACCAAACTGGCAATTTCCCTTGCTCAAGAAGGTGGCATTGGTTTTATCCATAAAAATATGTCGATTGAACGCCAAGCTGACCGTGTGCGTAAAGTGAAAAAATTTGAAAGCGGCATTGTGTCGGAACCGGTAACCGTTTCCCCTGATATGACCTTAGCCGAGTTAGCCGATGTAGTAAAAAAGAACGGTTTTGCAGGCTATCCGGTGATTGATGAACAGCAAAATTTAGTGGGTATTATTACCGGACGAGATACCCGCTTCGTCAGCGATTTAAGTAAAACCGTGCGTGAGTTTATGACACCGAAGGAGCGTTTAGTCACTGTAAAAGAAGGGGCAACCCGTGAGGAAATTTTCCATTTAATGCACGAACACCGTGTGGAGAAAGTGTTGGTGGTAAATGATGAGTTTCGCTTAAAAGGAATGATTACCTTAAAAGACTACCAAAAAGCCGAGAGCAAACCGAATGCGTGTAAAGATGAGTTTGGTCGTTTGCGTGTTGGTGCAGCGGTGGGTGCCGGCCCGGGCAATGAAGAACGTATTGATGCTTTAGTTAAAGCCGGTGTTGATGTGCTATTAATCGACTCTTCACACGGGCATTCTGAAGGCGTATTGCAACGTGTGCGTGAAACCCGTGCCAAATATCCGGATTTACCGATTGTTGCCGGTAATATCGCCACCGCAGAAGGGGCGATTGCATTAGCCGATGCCGGTGCCAGTGCGGTGAAAGTAGGCATTGGTCCGGGTTCAATTTGTACCACTCGAATTGTTACCGGCGTAGGTGTGCCACAAATCACGGCGATTGCAGAAGCGGCTGAAGCTTTAAAAGATCGAGGAATTCCTGTGATTGCTGACGGCGGGATTCGTTATTCAGGCGATATTTCAAAAGCGATTGCTGCTGGTGCAAGTTGCGTAATGGTCGGCTCAATGTTTGCCGGCACGGAAGAAGCCCCGGGCGAAATCGAACTGTATCAAGGTAGAGCTTTTAAATCTTATCGTGGAATGGGGTCATTGGGTGCAATGAGCAAAGGTTCTTCAGACCGCTATTTCCAATCCGACAACGCCGCCGATAAACTCGTCCCGGAAGGCATTGAAGGGCGTATCGCTTACAAAGGCTATTTGAAAGAAATTATCCATCAACAAATGGGCGGCTTACGCTCTTGTATGGGCTTAACCGGCTGTGCCACTATTGAGGAACTCCGCACCAAAGCTGAATTTGTCCGCATTAGTGGAGCTGGGATCAAAGAAAGCCACGTCCACGATGTGACGATCACTAAAGAAGCTCCAAACTACCGTATGGGCTAA
- a CDS encoding Phosphorylated carbohydrates phosphatase TM_1254 has protein sequence MLQAIIFDMDGVIVDTEYLEFSLQKQFIDDIKEHNRPISLEQQSEVVGKCLKEIPVVIKKLSESSLPIEEIRERYYAFFQDLFSKVDFNTIFRADIQQIIQFAKQHQIKLAVASSSALSHIENILTVCGIKDEFDLIVSGEQFEHSKPDPTIYRYTCEKLGVEPQNAVAIEDSYYGMLSAKTAGLTVIGYEEKRMLIDQSLADYMGKDMNEILQIIQDNIV, from the coding sequence ATGCTCCAAGCTATTATTTTCGATATGGACGGTGTGATTGTCGATACCGAATATCTGGAATTTTCCTTACAAAAACAGTTTATTGACGACATCAAAGAGCACAACCGCCCGATTAGCTTAGAACAACAATCGGAAGTGGTAGGTAAGTGTTTAAAAGAAATTCCGGTGGTTATCAAAAAACTGAGCGAATCCAGTTTGCCGATTGAGGAAATTCGTGAGCGTTACTACGCCTTTTTCCAAGACCTGTTTAGCAAAGTGGATTTTAACACCATTTTCAGAGCCGATATTCAGCAAATTATTCAATTTGCCAAGCAACATCAAATTAAGCTCGCGGTTGCCTCTTCTTCCGCCCTTTCGCATATTGAGAATATTCTCACGGTTTGCGGCATTAAAGACGAATTTGACTTAATCGTCAGCGGTGAACAGTTTGAGCACAGCAAACCCGATCCGACCATTTACCGCTACACCTGCGAAAAATTAGGCGTTGAGCCACAAAATGCGGTGGCGATTGAAGATTCCTACTACGGAATGCTTTCTGCCAAAACCGCCGGCTTAACGGTGATTGGCTACGAAGAAAAACGAATGCTGATCGACCAAAGTTTAGCGGATTATATGGGCAAAGATATGAACGAGATTTTGCAGATTATTCAAGATAATATTGTATAA
- the guaA gene encoding GMP synthase [glutamine-hydrolyzing] — MTNIHHHKILILDFGSQYTQLIARRVREIGVYCELWAWDVTEEQIREFNPTGIILSGGPESTTEANSPRAPEYVFNAGVPVLGICYGMQTMAMQLGGLTETSDHREFGYASVDLKSADQLFANLNDNLTALDPKLDVWMSHGDKVTKLPPHFTITGVTPTCPIAAMSDESRRFYGVQFHPEVTHTKQGLALLKNFVVGICGCETNWTAENIIEDAVKRIREQVGDDEVILGLSGGVDSSVTALLLHRAIGKNLHCVFVDNGLLRLNEGDQVMEMFGNKFGLNIVRVNAEDRFLDALKGIDEPEAKRKTIGKVFVDVFDDESKKLSSVKWLAQGTIYPDVIESAASKTGKAHVIKSHHNVGGLPDYMKLGLVEPLRELFKDEVRKIGLALGLPAEMLNRHPFPGPGLGVRVLGEIKKEYCDLLRKADAIFIEELHKAGWYYKVSQAFTVFLPVKSVGVMGDGRKYDWVVSLRAVETIDFMTAHWAHLPYDLLGKISNRIINEVNGISRVVYDVSGKPPATIEWE, encoded by the coding sequence ATGACCAACATCCACCACCATAAAATCCTCATTTTAGACTTTGGTTCACAATATACTCAGCTTATCGCACGCCGTGTGCGGGAAATTGGGGTTTACTGCGAGCTTTGGGCTTGGGACGTAACGGAAGAACAGATCCGTGAATTTAACCCAACAGGGATTATTCTTTCAGGCGGGCCGGAAAGTACCACTGAGGCAAACAGCCCACGAGCGCCGGAGTATGTGTTTAACGCCGGTGTGCCGGTGCTAGGCATTTGCTACGGAATGCAGACAATGGCGATGCAACTGGGCGGTTTAACCGAAACGTCCGACCACCGTGAATTTGGCTATGCCTCAGTGGATCTCAAATCTGCCGATCAACTTTTTGCAAATTTAAACGATAATTTGACCGCATTAGATCCAAAATTGGACGTTTGGATGAGCCACGGCGATAAAGTCACCAAATTACCACCGCACTTTACCATCACAGGCGTTACCCCAACCTGCCCGATTGCCGCGATGTCGGACGAAAGCCGCCGTTTCTATGGCGTGCAGTTCCACCCCGAAGTAACCCACACCAAACAAGGCTTGGCGTTGCTGAAAAACTTCGTGGTCGGCATTTGTGGCTGCGAAACCAACTGGACGGCAGAAAACATCATTGAAGATGCGGTCAAACGCATTCGTGAGCAAGTGGGCGATGACGAGGTAATTTTAGGCTTGTCGGGAGGGGTGGATTCCTCCGTCACCGCATTGTTATTACACCGTGCCATCGGCAAAAACCTGCACTGCGTATTCGTGGATAACGGCTTGCTCCGCTTGAACGAAGGCGATCAGGTCATGGAAATGTTCGGCAACAAATTCGGTTTGAACATTGTGCGAGTGAATGCGGAAGATCGTTTCTTAGACGCACTCAAAGGCATTGACGAACCGGAAGCCAAACGCAAAACCATCGGCAAAGTGTTTGTGGACGTGTTTGATGACGAAAGCAAAAAACTCAGCTCGGTCAAATGGCTTGCCCAAGGCACGATCTACCCTGATGTGATTGAGTCCGCCGCCAGCAAAACCGGCAAAGCCCACGTTATAAAATCGCACCACAACGTTGGCGGCTTGCCGGATTATATGAAGCTCGGCTTAGTGGAACCGTTGCGTGAACTGTTTAAAGATGAAGTGCGTAAAATCGGCTTGGCACTCGGCTTACCGGCTGAAATGCTCAACCGCCACCCGTTCCCCGGCCCGGGCTTAGGCGTGCGTGTGCTGGGCGAAATCAAAAAAGAGTACTGCGATTTACTGCGCAAAGCCGATGCGATCTTCATCGAAGAACTGCACAAAGCCGGCTGGTACTACAAAGTCAGCCAAGCCTTCACCGTGTTCCTACCGGTGAAATCGGTGGGCGTAATGGGTGATGGACGCAAATATGACTGGGTTGTCAGCTTGCGTGCGGTGGAAACCATCGACTTTATGACCGCCCACTGGGCGCATTTACCCTATGATTTACTCGGCAAAATCTCCAACCGCATTATCAACGAAGTGAATGGCATCTCCCGTGTGGTGTATGACGTGAGCGGAAAACCGCCTGCAACCATTGAGTGGGAATAA
- the yhcB gene encoding Putative cytochrome d ubiquinol oxidase subunit 3, protein MEQWTTDVWAAIMAAFIVGAVIGCTLVRVFNSSVRKQHELEKELKQTKTQVDEQKQKLEQHFEQSAQLLSSLASDYKKLYTHLAQSSEKLLPEASKNITFFQQTKLPIPAEKTEEDQPRDYSEGSSGLLKS, encoded by the coding sequence ATGGAACAATGGACAACAGATGTTTGGGCAGCCATTATGGCAGCATTTATTGTAGGTGCTGTAATAGGTTGCACTCTAGTTAGAGTATTTAACAGTAGTGTCAGAAAACAGCATGAACTGGAAAAAGAGTTGAAACAAACCAAAACTCAAGTAGATGAGCAAAAACAAAAACTTGAACAACACTTTGAGCAATCAGCCCAATTACTTTCAAGTTTAGCTTCTGATTATAAAAAGCTTTATACCCATTTAGCACAAAGCTCTGAAAAGCTATTACCAGAAGCATCAAAAAATATTACCTTTTTCCAACAAACCAAGTTACCTATTCCGGCAGAAAAAACGGAAGAAGATCAACCTAGAGATTATTCCGAAGGTTCATCTGGCTTACTGAAATCATAA
- the rplM gene encoding 50S ribosomal protein L13, which produces MKTFVAKPETVQRDWYVVDATGKTLGRLATELARRLRGKHKPEYTPHVDTGDYIIVINADKVAVTGKKQTDKIYYWHTGYVGGIKDATFKEMIARRPEAVIEIAVKGMLPKGPLGREMFRKLKVYAGSEHNHQAQQPQVLDI; this is translated from the coding sequence ATGAAAACTTTTGTAGCAAAACCAGAAACAGTACAACGTGACTGGTATGTAGTAGATGCGACGGGTAAAACATTAGGTCGTTTAGCGACTGAATTGGCACGCCGTCTTCGTGGTAAACATAAACCTGAGTACACTCCACACGTTGATACCGGTGATTACATCATCGTGATCAATGCAGACAAAGTAGCAGTAACAGGTAAAAAACAAACTGACAAAATCTACTACTGGCACACTGGCTATGTAGGAGGCATCAAAGATGCAACCTTCAAAGAAATGATTGCTCGTCGTCCTGAAGCTGTGATTGAAATCGCAGTGAAAGGTATGTTACCAAAAGGTCCACTTGGTCGTGAAATGTTCCGTAAATTAAAAGTTTACGCAGGTTCAGAACACAATCACCAAGCACAACAACCACAAGTTTTAGATATCTAA
- the rpsI gene encoding 30S ribosomal protein S9, whose amino-acid sequence MTAANQNYGTGRRKSSSARVFIKPGSGNITINQRSLEVYFGRETARMIVRQPLELVELTDKLDLYITVKGGGISGQAGAIRHGITRALMEYDETLRPALRAAGFVTRDARRVERKKVGLHKARRRPQYSKR is encoded by the coding sequence ATGACAGCAGCAAATCAAAACTACGGCACAGGTCGCCGCAAAAGCTCTTCAGCCCGTGTATTTATCAAACCGGGTTCAGGTAACATTACTATCAACCAACGTTCACTTGAAGTTTACTTCGGTCGTGAAACAGCTCGTATGATCGTACGTCAGCCGTTAGAATTGGTTGAATTAACTGATAAATTAGACCTTTACATCACTGTTAAAGGTGGTGGTATTTCTGGTCAAGCGGGTGCGATCCGTCACGGTATCACACGTGCATTAATGGAATACGATGAAACTCTACGCCCAGCACTTCGTGCTGCAGGCTTCGTTACTCGTGACGCACGTCGCGTTGAACGTAAAAAAGTGGGTTTACACAAAGCACGTCGTCGTCCACAATACTCAAAACGTTAA
- the yaaA gene encoding Protein of uncharacterised function (DUF328): protein MLAIISPAKTLDFETKIDGFAFSQPNLTACSQELIDICKQLSPAEVGSLMSISDKLSALNVARFAEWQPEHNEQNAKAALFAFKGDVYTGLEAETLSKAQVEYAQQHLRMLSGLYGLLKPLDLMQPYRLEMGTKLANPKGKDLYAFWGNIITEHLQQAIDEQGDNILVNLASDEYYGAVKPQNLNATIIKPVFLDEKNGKYKVISFYAKKARGMMVRFILETQPTNIEQLKQFNYGGYWFDADSSSENELVFKREEQA, encoded by the coding sequence ATGTTAGCCATTATTTCCCCTGCCAAAACACTTGATTTTGAAACAAAAATCGACGGTTTTGCATTTTCTCAACCAAATTTGACCGCTTGTAGCCAAGAATTAATTGATATTTGTAAACAGCTTTCACCTGCTGAAGTCGGCAGTTTGATGTCAATTAGCGATAAATTATCTGCTCTAAATGTGGCTCGCTTTGCGGAGTGGCAGCCTGAGCATAACGAACAAAATGCCAAAGCCGCACTCTTTGCCTTTAAAGGTGATGTTTATACCGGGCTAGAGGCAGAAACGTTAAGCAAAGCACAAGTTGAGTACGCTCAACAACATTTGCGTATGCTTTCAGGCTTGTATGGCTTATTGAAACCGTTAGATTTAATGCAGCCCTATCGTTTAGAAATGGGTACTAAATTAGCCAATCCAAAAGGCAAAGATCTTTATGCGTTTTGGGGTAATATTATTACTGAACACTTGCAGCAAGCGATTGATGAACAGGGCGATAATATTTTAGTTAATCTTGCCTCTGATGAATATTATGGTGCAGTTAAGCCGCAAAATCTGAATGCAACTATTATCAAACCGGTGTTTTTAGACGAAAAAAACGGCAAATATAAAGTCATCAGTTTCTATGCGAAAAAAGCCCGTGGAATGATGGTTCGCTTTATATTAGAAACCCAACCGACTAATATCGAACAACTCAAACAGTTTAACTACGGCGGCTATTGGTTTGATGCGGATAGTTCTAGCGAAAACGAGCTGGTCTTTAAGCGCGAGGAACAGGCATAA